In Bombus terrestris chromosome 6, iyBomTerr1.2, whole genome shotgun sequence, a single window of DNA contains:
- the LOC100643078 gene encoding heart- and neural crest derivatives-expressed protein 1 gives MMLGGYEAQPDYYPQWHQPYNYVTQLPYGPLNVPDADSQSTYWGADSGISGGSSGAGSPTASTPPLIEEIGVQEPSYSSLQQYPHPSISQHYPNLPYPPQQDISHHHLHHHHHHQQQNHRRDGDYSTVTSMNQVDGSLQQHLRQGTRDGAVVVRPKRRNTANKKERRRTQSINNAFADLRDCIPNVPADTKLSKIKTLRLAASYIGYLMAVLESDEGEEPQTFRAEILSNGRRNKTAQANQNESYLHQASGLGSEESSKSKGRTGWPQHMWALELKQESPTNQMQ, from the exons ATGATGCTCGGGGGTTACGAGGCGCAGCCGGATTATTATCCGCAATGGCATCAACCCTACAATTATGTCACGCAATTACCATATG GGCCGCTGAACGTGCCCGACGCGGATAGCCAATCGACGTACTGGGGCGCGGATTCCGGGATCTCTGGGGGTAGTTCTGGCGCCGGAAGTCCCACCGCCTCGACGCCTCCCCTGATCGAAGAGATCGGCGTCCAAGAACCAAGCTACTCATCCCTGCAACAATATCCACACCCTTCTATCAGCCAACACTATCCCAATTTGCCTTACCCACCTCAACAAGATATTTCTCATCATCATTTacaccatcaccatcatcatcaacAACAAAATCACAGAAGAGACGGCGATTATTCGACAGTTACTTCGATGAATCAAGTTGATGGATCGCTTCAACAACATCTCAGACAAGGAACTAGAGACGGCGCAGTTGTCGTTAGGCCTAAAAGGAGAAATACAGCGaataagaaggaaagaaggcGCACACAAAGTATTAACAATGCGTTTGCCGATCTTCGTGATTGCATACCCAATGTGCCGGCGGATACGAAACTGTCGAAGATTAAAACATTGAGGTTGGCAGCTTCGTATATTGGATACCTGATGGCGGTATTGGAAAGTGACGAAGGAGAAGAGCCGCAGACCTTTCGTGCTGAAATTTTGTCTAATGGCAGAAGGAACAAGACGGCTCAGGCAAATCAG AACGAGTCGTATTTACACCAGGCATCAGGCCTAGGGTCTGAGGAATCATCGAAAAGCAAAGGCCGAACTGGTTGGCCGCAGCATATGTGGGCCCTCGAATTGAAGCAGGAATCGCCTACCAACCAGATGCAATAA